In a single window of the Schistocerca americana isolate TAMUIC-IGC-003095 chromosome X, iqSchAmer2.1, whole genome shotgun sequence genome:
- the LOC124556707 gene encoding uncharacterized protein LOC124556707: MSQPKNKKFQYSPSNVKDALKAIDEGMKVATANKLYKVPRTTLRNKISGVSPKESTGHCGPLSVLGEQIEKKLVDWVLDCSSMGFPVTKENLCASVHKLIENADMESCKATFTNNRPGKKWYYGFLKRHKVLSQKHAEYVNRSRGSVTEEKIRNWFQKYPSL; the protein is encoded by the coding sequence atgagtCAACCAAAGAATAAGAAGTTTCAGTATTCTCCCAGCAATGTTAAAGATGCTCTAAAGGCTATTGATGAGGGAATGAAGGTTGCTACTGCAAACAAGTTGTACAAAGTTCCAAggacaacattaagaaacaaaatttctggtgTATCTCCAAAAGAATCTACAGGGCACTGTGGTCCACTTTCTGTCTtaggagaacaaattgaaaaaaaattggtggACTGGGTTTTGGACTGTTCTAGCATGGGATTTCCAGTTACTAAAGAAAATCTCTGTGCATCTGTGCACAAACTTATTGAGAATGCAGATATGGAAAGTTGTAAGGCTACATTTACTAACAATCGACCTGGAAAAAAGTGGTATTATGGATTTCTTAAGAGGCACAAGGTTCTGTCACAAaaacatgcagaatatgtcaataggtctagaggttctgttacagaagagaaaataagaaactggtttcagaagtatccatcactttaa